A segment of the Streptomyces sp. XD-27 genome:
GCCAGGGTACGGATGGTCTCCTCCTCCGTGTCGTCCGGCTCGGGACCGCGGGCGGCGTCCATGGGGACATCCCCCTTCTGCGCATGCTGCTGGCCGGATGGCCCCTGGTCGGCGCTGTTCCTTACGGTCGGACCGTCCTTCACGTCCACCCCACCCTAGGAACCGCATGCGCATCACCTCCCTGCTCGCTGCCGGGCTCGGCATCAGCGGCCTTCTCGCCGGTGCCGTCCCCGCCGCAGCTCAGCCCGTCACGCCCTCCGCCCTGACATGGGGCCCCTGTCCTCAGGCACAGAAGGAACTCGTCGAAGTCGGTGCGGAATGCGGCTGGTTGGCTGTTCCCCTCGACTACGCCGACCCCGGCGGCCGCACCATCCGCATCGCGGTCTCCCGCGTCAAGGCCAAGGACCAGGCGCACCGGCGGGGCATCCTGCTGTCGAATCCCGGCGGGCCGGGAGGGCCGGGGCTGGCCTCCACGGTGGGGCTGCGCGCGACGCTGAAGGGGGTGGCCGACAGGTACGACCTGATCGGATTCGACCCGCGTTTCCTTGGCGAGAGCACCCCGATCCAGTGCGGTCCGGCGGGCACTCCCGAGCAGCCCCGCACGACGACCTCCCCCCGCCTGGACTTCGAGGACAGCGTGCGACACTCCCGGTCGACGGCCCTGCGCTGCGCGCGTCACGACGACAACGCCGCTCTCCTGCCGCACGCTTCGTCCCGCAACGTCGCCCGCGACATGGATGCCATCCGTGCCGCGCTCGGCGAGCAGAAGGTGTCGTACTACGGGGTCTCCTACGGCGCCGACCTGGGCGCCGTCTACACCCAGATGTTCCCCCAGCGGGCCGACCGCGTCGTCCTCGACTCCTCCACCGACCCCGACGCCACCCAGTACGAGCTGTTCCGGCGGGCGGGCCGGCCGCTGGAGGAGGGGCTGGACGAGTGGGCGACCTGGACCGCCCGGCACGCGGACGCCTACCGGCTCGGCCGCACCGGCCCCGAAGTGCGCGCGACGGTGCAGAAGCTGCTCGACGGCGCCGAGCGCCGACCCGTCGCCATCGCCGGCACCCGGCTCGGCGCACCGCTGCTGCGCCTGTTCCTGCGGCAGTTCGTGCAGCACCAGGAGGACGACGCGGCCCTCGCCCGTACGGTACGTACCCTGGTCGACGCGGCGGCGGGCAAAGAGGTCGAGCCGAATCCGGAACTCGCCGGCATGCTGGAATTCCTCAACTCGCCCGACATCGCCGACTCGATGATCGGCGGAGCCGTCTTCATGTGCGGGGACGCCGGCTGGCCGGCGGGCGGCTGGCCGCGGAACCCGGAGACGTACTGGCGGAACATGGTGCGCAGCCGTGGTGACCAGCCCGCCTTCGGGCCGCTCGTCAACGACATGACCGCTCCCTGCGCGTTCTGGCAGACCACGCCCCGGGAGCCCGCAGTCCGGATCGGCAACGACGTGCCTGTGCTCATGCTCCAGGCCCGCCGGGACAACAACGTCCCCTACGACGGGGCACTCGCGCTGCACCGGAAGCTGCGGGGATCCCGCCTGGTGACGGCGGACATCCGCTCGCACGGCGTCTTCGGGCGCGGCGCCGAGGGGCGGACAGCGGTGCCATGCGCCGACCGGGCGGTGGCCGAGTACCTGGGCGGCGGTGCCCTGCCGGTCACCGACTTCGTCTGCCCCGCACCGGGCGGGACGCGATGACGCCCAGTCGGCGGGCGGTCGTGACGGCGGCAGCGGGTGCCGTTCGGTGTTGCTTCGACCAGAATCGCGCGGTGGAACGCACGCGGCATCGTCAAGGCGACAGGTCAGCCGGAGCACCCGTGTGACTCGTATGAGAGGTGGTGACGGCCGGCTGGGGTGCGGCCTGTGTGGGTACCGGAACGCCGCGCCGTCCGGCCAGTCGGCACCCGAGGCAGCCCGCGTGTCCGTCGCGCGCGGCGCGGTCCCGGACCTGGAGGCCCCACTGGTCGGCGGGCCGCGGGCCGGGCGGTTTGCCCCAGCCCGCGAGGTGCAGGCCCCATGTGACCAGCACCGCCGACGCCATGACGCCGAGCCCCAGCCAGATTCCCGGGCGCCAGCCGCACATGCCCAGGCCTGTGACCGCCGCCCCGACCGTGCCGATGGCGCAACCGATCCATCCGGCGACGGTGTGACCCTCGTCGTGCTGATGTCCGCTCATGTGCCAGCCTCCTCGCGCCCGCCGGGCCGTGCCACGGCACGCCGCGGCCACACCACCGGCGCCGGACCTATGATGTCTTAGCAAGCAAGGAATTTATCTTACGTACTAAGGGAATTCAATGGAGGGCAAGCTCCGCCCCGCCGCCTCCGCCCCGGACGCGATCACCGCGATGGACCACCTCATGGCGACGAGCATGGTCGGCCAGCAGGAGTTCGCCCGGAACCTGGGCCTGAGCGTCACGGACCTCATCTGCTTCGCCTACGTCCTGGAAGCCGGGGACTCGCCGGTCACCGCCGGCGACCTGGCCGGGCGGGCGCACGTCACGACAGGGGCGGTGACGGGCATCCTCAACCGCCTGGAGCGCGGCGGATTCGTGACCCGGCAGCCGGATCCCGCCGATCGACGCCGGGTGCGCGTCGCCGCCGTCCCGGCCGCCGCCGAGCGTGTGCGCGCCGTCTACGAGCCGTATTACGCGCGTCTGGCGAACCTGTTCGCGGACTACACGCCGGATGAGGTCGCCGTCATCGCCGACTGGCTCACACGCGCCGGTGCGCTGGCACGCGCCTACCTGGAGGAGTCGTGCGAGAACGGATCCTGATCGCGCCGTCACCACGGACGCCGTCCTGAGGCTCCGCGCTGGAAACAGTGAACGCGAGGACCCTCTCGGCGGCGGCCGGGGTGGCTTTCAGCGCATCGATCGGGATTCGTGTGACCACGCCGCGCCCCTCGGCCTGTACCCCGTTACGCGGTGCGTCAGGTGGCCGGTTGCCGTGCGGCGTCGAGTGACGCTACCCCTGTTCAGCCGACCCACACCCCCCGTTCACGGTGAGGTCGATCATGGGCAATCGGCGCCCGGCCTCATACCATTGCCCGCTGCTCCGGTCGGGGCGGCGCACAGTTCTCGGAGGAACGGAAACCATGGCAGTACGGGCAAAAGGCAAGCTTGCGATCTTCGGCACCGTGGGGGCGTTGGCCGCCGCGGTCTTCGCGGGCAGCGCCCTGTGGCCGGGCGGTGGCGAGGCCGAGGCCACCGGATCGTCGTCGCGGGTCGCCTCGGCGGAGCTGAAGCACTGGCCCAAGCCCGTGGCCAAGCAGCTCGGCAAGGTCATCGCGGACCACGACCACAAGGGCGCGTACGCGGTCTTCGACGCGGACAACACCTCGTACCGCAATGACCTGGAAGAGGCCCTGCTCCCCTTCCTGGAGATGAAGGGCGTCCTGACCCGCAAGACCATGGACCCGTCCTTGAAGTCCATCCCCTTCAAGGACACGGCGACCCACAAGGAGAGCCTCTACAGCTACTACAACCGCCTGTGCGAGGTGGACGACCAGGTCTGCTACCCCTGGGCGGCGCAGATCTTCTCGGGCTTCACCCTGAAGCAGCTCAAGGGGTACGTGGACGAGCTCCTGGCGTACGGCAAGCCGATCCCCGCCGAGTACTACGAGGACGGGAAGCTGACCAAGACGGAGGTCGAGGCCCCCCGCTTCAACCGAGGCATGCAGGAACTCTACAAGGCGCTGCGCAAGCACGGCATCGAGGTGTACGTGGTGAGCGCGGCGTCCGAGGATCTGGTGCGCATGGTCCTGGGCGACCCCAAGTACGGCTACGGCGTGAAGCCGGAGAACGTGCTCGGCGTCTCCATGCTCCTCAAGGACCGCAAGACGGGCGGCATCACCAGCTCCCGCAAGGAGATCGCGTCCGGCCGCTTCGATCCCGAGAAGCTCGCCGACCGTGAGCTGACGCCGACGCTGTGGGCCCCGCTGACCTGGTACGAAGGCAAGCCTGCGGCGATCAACACCTATATCGATGAGTGGAAGAAGCCCATCCTCGTGGCGGGCGACACTCCGAAGAGCGACGGCCCGATGCTCTTCCACTCCGCGGACGTGCAGAACGGCGGCGTCCGGGTCTGGGTGAACCGGAAGGAGAGCTACATGAAGGAGCTCGACGAGATGAAGCGCTCCAACGCCAAGCGCCAGAAGGAACTGGGTCAGAAGGTGACGGCGGACAAGCACTGGCTGACGGTGACGCCGGAGCAGATCGGCTGAGCCATTGCCTCGGAGGTGTGGACTTCCCTGTCAGCCAGGGAGGTTCGCACCTCGGCGTCGTGTTCAGGTTGGGACGTGATCGCCCCGCATACGCCCGTTCGGGTTCGCTGCCGGCCCGAAGGCGACCCGGAGGCTGCGCCCAAGAGGACATGGCCGCAGCCTGCGCAGTCGCTCAGCGGCAGGTCCAGACGGTCGGTTGCTCCCAGCCGACAGGGTAGTTCCAGCTCCGGCCGGCGATCGTGCCGTCGTCACTGGAAACAACGATGTCGAACTGCCAGTCGGAGGCCCAGTCCAACGTGGCGCTGAGCGTCGTCAGATTCCACACGCCGAATTGGTACCCGGTGGGACCATCGGTGCGGCCGACGATCCGGCCGTCGCGGTTGATGCTTCGGATGTCGTAGGCAGCGTGCCCGTTCGCGATCGCGCGTGTTGTCCTGCCACCAGTACACCGCAACTCGCCATTGTGGCCGGAAAGATGAGGCT
Coding sequences within it:
- a CDS encoding alpha/beta hydrolase yields the protein MRITSLLAAGLGISGLLAGAVPAAAQPVTPSALTWGPCPQAQKELVEVGAECGWLAVPLDYADPGGRTIRIAVSRVKAKDQAHRRGILLSNPGGPGGPGLASTVGLRATLKGVADRYDLIGFDPRFLGESTPIQCGPAGTPEQPRTTTSPRLDFEDSVRHSRSTALRCARHDDNAALLPHASSRNVARDMDAIRAALGEQKVSYYGVSYGADLGAVYTQMFPQRADRVVLDSSTDPDATQYELFRRAGRPLEEGLDEWATWTARHADAYRLGRTGPEVRATVQKLLDGAERRPVAIAGTRLGAPLLRLFLRQFVQHQEDDAALARTVRTLVDAAAGKEVEPNPELAGMLEFLNSPDIADSMIGGAVFMCGDAGWPAGGWPRNPETYWRNMVRSRGDQPAFGPLVNDMTAPCAFWQTTPREPAVRIGNDVPVLMLQARRDNNVPYDGALALHRKLRGSRLVTADIRSHGVFGRGAEGRTAVPCADRAVAEYLGGGALPVTDFVCPAPGGTR
- a CDS encoding MarR family winged helix-turn-helix transcriptional regulator, with protein sequence MEGKLRPAASAPDAITAMDHLMATSMVGQQEFARNLGLSVTDLICFAYVLEAGDSPVTAGDLAGRAHVTTGAVTGILNRLERGGFVTRQPDPADRRRVRVAAVPAAAERVRAVYEPYYARLANLFADYTPDEVAVIADWLTRAGALARAYLEESCENGS
- a CDS encoding HGxxPAAW family protein, with the protein product MSGHQHDEGHTVAGWIGCAIGTVGAAVTGLGMCGWRPGIWLGLGVMASAVLVTWGLHLAGWGKPPGPRPADQWGLQVRDRAARDGHAGCLGCRLAGRRGVPVPTQAAPQPAVTTSHTSHTGAPADLSP
- a CDS encoding HAD family hydrolase, translated to MAVRAKGKLAIFGTVGALAAAVFAGSALWPGGGEAEATGSSSRVASAELKHWPKPVAKQLGKVIADHDHKGAYAVFDADNTSYRNDLEEALLPFLEMKGVLTRKTMDPSLKSIPFKDTATHKESLYSYYNRLCEVDDQVCYPWAAQIFSGFTLKQLKGYVDELLAYGKPIPAEYYEDGKLTKTEVEAPRFNRGMQELYKALRKHGIEVYVVSAASEDLVRMVLGDPKYGYGVKPENVLGVSMLLKDRKTGGITSSRKEIASGRFDPEKLADRELTPTLWAPLTWYEGKPAAINTYIDEWKKPILVAGDTPKSDGPMLFHSADVQNGGVRVWVNRKESYMKELDEMKRSNAKRQKELGQKVTADKHWLTVTPEQIG